tttgtcagaaatcgATTTAAGTTAGGacatgacttaagatgttttacgAATACGTTCCCAAGAGTTTACAATGTAACAGCCATATgctaatatgtatatatcaccCCTTTCTGATTGAATAGTGTTCGAATGACAACCAGCGTCCTGTGAATTCGTGTGATCATTACATGTTGGTTGGACGCACAAAATTGCTCATGTCAAAGAATGGAACAgcagaaactacagggacaagtttcacgacattcggaactcctcggccatttttattgaaaacaacctcggaattatgccggtacatcagtagaagtacaGTAGAAGTACATGtaggtaaaaaaaatcattaattaaatgaagtgtttagcttgtatttgtagatctaagtttaaattgattgccagtacAGGTCATTATTGTAAGCATAAGTAAGACTCCCAAGAGTTAAGTTATTAAGTGTAAAtgcttaattgaaataactacgcgattaaaagtgaaaatatttctgacattgtaaaccgttcatatacatccatatacatccgagggtGTTTTCGATAACACTGGCCGAGGAATTTCGAATGACATCAAGAATCAAGaccaaataataaaacaatcgaGAATAATTTTTTATGTAAGAAATAACACCGTACATGTACTCAAATTGTTATGGAATTCTTTAAGATTAAATTGCGGAAACATATCACGTTCCAGAAGAAATAAAGCAATATCTTAAagaacacacacacatgcacgcgAACACACACTTTAACTAGCACATTTCTATCACCTCAGCTATTGATTGCTGAAATGTATTGATAGGAACGTTTCAGGTACTACAAATTCATTTCGATACCGAGATAGTCATGACAGAAATTGATTGCTATACATGTAAATCACCAAGAACCTTCCATTCTTAGAGCATTGAAGAAACTAGATATATATACTTaacttcattaaaaaaatcaaaaacaaaagacaagatatatatgtatacaactgtatatgtacatgtatgaatggttaaaatttaaaaatcacttttaatagttgaatgaaacaaataaataaaccaaggtaattttcaaaccttttaatCTTATAAATTTGCTATTGGACACTTAATACTGTAGATTGGATACTTTTGAGCTTTTACTATTCACATTTCATAAGCATTtatcatttcacattttataagTGTTTATTATTTCCCATTTTGAGAGTgagtattttaacattttgctaGCATTTGCTATTTCACAGTTTTGGTGTCTTATTTTACATTTCGTGAACAGTTCATATTTTGTGAggatttaatatttcacattttgTGAGCAgtagtttttttcacattttgcaAGATGatcttattttacaattaatgagcatttatcatttcacaataaattgatcaggataatattataatcattacCTATGCATCTCCAAAACAAAGTTACATCATCACAATTTTTAAACCAATGCATGCAAGATCGGCCAAAACTAAACAGCTGTGAGTGAGGAAAGAAAATGATGAAATTCAAACAACCAACAACAATATTATGTTGGACATTTTTTCCTCATTTGATGAGGGCAGACTAATGATTCAACACCATTGAATAACaacatgtttcaaatataaatgacaaaaaaaaacgattttaaattaataaagaatatttattcAACTTAAACAATAGAATTCATAAATGCGtttgcaaaatatatcaaatactaaCATTGTCATATCAATTAATGAAAAAccaatattttctttcaaaatgttccttAGCATTAATGGTACTCTATGTAGTATTCTGGATAGTATTGGTTCATATGAAAAACGCAGTAAATCGTAGGTGATAGTATATTATTCACTACTGAATCATAGTAGCCTTTCTTAAAGTCCTTAGGATTGTCCGAGTTTTGAGATATATAGGTCAGAGTATTTGGCCGTTGTAGCGAAATATGACCCGTCTCCGTACAGGGCGCCTACCCTGCTCCCTGCAATGTGAAAGTCGAAGTTGTCGTGTACAATGTTCTCGACGATGTCAGGTCTTGTGCCGTGGTAAAGATGAAGCTCGTTGGCGCCACCCCGGCCATACTTTCTCTCCATTTCACGCTTTTTACTGAAATCATAGGAGACCTTGGCGTTATTATTAACTCATTCTGTAACATGGTCTTGACTTAATCAAGTGAGTACAAGTGCTCTGTATGCAAGCTGTAAGGGGATACACCATTGTATGGCTCTCAagtattctgaaaaaaaaaacccactgtTACACAGACTTCAACTTATAATAAGAGTAAAAGTGTTCTGTATTAGGTTGTGCGGTCTGCAAAGTGGTTAGCACTAGCTTCTCTGGTAACCCCCAaaacacaaaaccacactcACACcataacatcgtgccaacgaaagtaattaatacaatgttttaataacttgtttcacaatcattgtaaaataaataaatttaaactgtaTTCTGTATGCAAGCAGTTTGGGGGAAACACCCTCATTATTAAGTAAATACAGGTTAAAGAGCTCCCACAGCTGTGCATTCTGGACTCTATGTACGCTGGCGATGGTTGCATTGGGCATCGACTTGTGGAATTGTTTATCCACTTCCTGGTACTCCTGCCGCTGCATGGTGTCGTTCAGGTCCAATTTGATACACACGATCTCCGTGACCTTCATAGATCTCAAGTGGATCGGCAGTTTGACCCATGCTTGGGACATCGCTGGATCCTTCCTGTAGGTTTCTTGTATTCTGGAAATGTTTTTAGATGAAGTTggataaatattttaatcataaacaaaatcaaatgagtCAGGATAGGACTTTACCAAATTGCTTTTTATGTTTGTAGTCAACTCTTAGATCGAATTACTGACATCTTATATAGAGTATAGACACCAGAGCCACCTTAGTCTATTCTGGACACTTCTCAATTGTTAGATAGATGAGTCAATATAGGACTATACCAAATTGCTTTCTTATGTAACATCAAGTCTTGGAATGGATGACTGACATCTTATGTAGAATATAGACCCCAGATCCCCCTTAATCCATTCTGGACCATTCTCAATTGTTAGATTGTcaactggtctttatatacatatgttcTCCGTCCACACGGAGACCTGGATAAGCCAATTTGCATATTATCATGTACAACGTACTACaaacgcacttccgcctacagcgtAACGTtacaattttaacatgtatCCCTAAAATGGAGAAAACATACATCTTCATGTACAAGAGCACTCACTTTTCTATCATCTCTTCATAGTCGGGTCAATAATAAGGTCAACAGGAGTTAAATTGTCGTTGTTCTTGATGTACAGGTCAGCCCCCTTCTCCAGACGGGTGTATACAATCTGGATGTTTATGTCATTCTTCGCGATACTCACTGTCTTCTG
The sequence above is drawn from the Mya arenaria isolate MELC-2E11 chromosome 14, ASM2691426v1 genome and encodes:
- the LOC128216053 gene encoding protein mono-ADP-ribosyltransferase PARP11-like — protein: MIEKIQETYRKDPAMSQAWVKLPIHLRSMKVTEIVCIKLDLNDTMQRQEYQEVDKQFHKSMPNATIASVHRVQNAQLKKREMERKYGRGGANELHLYHGTRPDIVENIVHDNFDFHIAGSRVGALYGDGSYFATTAKYSDLYISKLGQS